The nucleotide window AGGTTTTTGATATACGTCCCCTGAAGGTGAAAATTCCAAACGTGGAGTTTCATCAGTGGGATATGACAGTTCCTTCGTGCGGACAGGTTGAGGCGGATAGTGTCAGCTGTTTGCACACTATTGAGCATGTGGGGTTGGGGCGCTACGGAGATCGCATTGATCCCGACGGGTGGAAGTGCGCCTTGATTAATGTACTTTCTCTGCTAAAAGAGAATGGAGTTCTGTGGTTGTCAGTGCCGATCGGCATTGAAAGAGTCGAGTTCAATGCTCATCGCATATTTAATCCCCACACTATAGATACCTTGCTCTGTGGTAGCGGAATGGAGTTACTTGAATTCTCGTACGTGGATGGCACCGGCTTGTACAAAACAGAAAATACAGTGAGTGAAATGATGCGGTTGGCACATCTGAAATACTCTCTTGGAATATTTTGCTATCGAAAAATCGGAAAAATTTCCGATTTTGATGACGAATCCTGCATTGGTGCCTGTTAAGTATGGACGTTTGATCGAGCCGAACAGTTGGCGCGCGCTCTCGGTGTTTTTTCTGAATGAAAGAGTATGGGGTAGCGATCTTCAATGTTAATCGTATTCGAATGGGGGCGCCTGGGCAATCAGTTGTTTCAGTATGCAGCTATGCGCGTTGCGGATCCCCAAGGTGCAATTTGGGCTGTGGGAATGCCGGACATTCGACAGCTTTTTCTATGTCACCGGTTTTATGAGTGGGGTGATATACGCAGCACAAAAAGATTGGTACGGTTCTGCATTAGAAGGTTAATTGAGCTGGTACGTTGTGGATTGGCTCTTTTGGCTTCCACAAGGATTATCGGATTAATTGCAGAAAATACGGGCGCCGATAATGGAGGAATAGCTGTCCGTAGGGGGTTTCTGAAACAGGTCTATTACGTCCAGTTAGGGTTTTGGCAAAATCAGGCTGTTGTTGATATGGCATCAGATGTTATCCCGCCTATGAACCCGGAATTTGAGACAAAGGCAGCAAATATTGTCGAAGAAATTGGTGTCAGTAAGCGTGATTTGTATTTTGTGCATATAAGGCGGGGGGATTATAACGCATGGCCTTCGAAGGAGCATCCCGCCATAGTGCCGCTGCGCTGGTACGAACAGCAGATCTCCAGGATTAGGGAACTCAATCCTGATGCCTTCTTTTTGGTATTTTCCGATGACTTCTGGTACGTTCACGATTTTTTTTCGGGCAAAGATTGGGCGAGAGTGTGTGGCGAGGGGCACTATATCGACTTTATGTTGATGGCCCAGTGCCATGGGGGTGGGGTTTTGTCCGCCAGCTCATACGCCTGGTGGGCTGCATATTATGCCAGAAGGGAAAATTCAGAGGCATATTTTGTTGCTCCTCTTTATTGGGCGGGGCATCGCTTGGGGAAATGGTATCCGGAATGTATAGAAACCGAATGGATTAATTATCAGCCGGTTTCTTGATATTTTGATTTGACACGGATGGAGTAGGTCATGAGCGGATTTAAACTCAAAACACCTGTTGCCTTCTTGATCTTCAACCGCCCTGATGTGACTCAAAAAGTATTTGAAGAGATCAGGCGGGCACGCCCACCGAAACTCTTGGTTGTGGCAGATGGACCACGCGTGAACAGGCCAGGTGAAGCAGAAAAGTGTCAATCAGTACGAGCGATTATCGATACGGTGGATTGGCCGTGCGAAGTTTTGAAAAATTACTCGGATGTCAATCTTGGCTGTAAACGGCGTGTTTCGAGCGGGCTGGACTGGGTGTTCGAACAGGCCGAAGAAGCTATTATTCTCGAGGATGATTGTCTGCCTCATCCCTCATTTTTTGGATTTTGCGAGGAATTGCTTGAAAAATACAGGGATGATGAGCGGATAGGGATTATAAGTGGCGATAATTTTCTGTTTGGCAGAAGGCGAACAGATAATAGCTACTATTTCTCGCGTTATACGCATATATGGGGATGGGCTTCGTGGCGCCGGACATGGCAAACGTACGATGTCGAAATGAAATCATGGCCACTGGTGAAAAATGGGATGTGGTTGACTGATATTCTGCATGACAAAAAACAGGTCAAATATTGGAGCGATATATTCGAATCAGTTTTTAACGGACAGATTGATACATGGGATTATCAAATTAATTTCAATAATTTTGTACATTCAAGACTTAATATAATGCCTAATCAAAATTTAATATCGAATATCGGATTTGGAGTTGAGGCAACCAGAACTATACAAAAGTGCAAGTGTGCTGAAATGCCTATTTTTGAAATGAAGTTTCCGTTGATACATCCACAGATGATCATACGAGATGCACAAGCAGATAGTATTACAGAAGAAGATCAATTCAGATCCCCCACCGTAGCGACTCGCATCATAAACAAGATTCGACGAATTATTGCATGAACTGTAGCTGTAGGATCTGCGGGTCCATCAGCAATGCCCGTATAACCAGTGCAAAGGTGCTTGAAATGGTATCACGGGAAAAATCACTTTCACATTCAGACTACAAGCGGATCACCTGCGTGGATATCACCAGCCTATGAGAGTCTGTCTCAATGCATTACATTTCGTTCCTGGCAAAATGGGGGGTGTAGAAACCTACCTCAGGGAACTGATACGTACCATGCCATTAGTCGGGGGTGCCGAAGACTCGATCGTTATATATACCAATAGTAAGTACCTTGAAGCATTTTCCACGAATACAATAATACCGATTGAGCATGCCAAGATTTATGAACGGCCAGATCCCCGTTGGTTAGTACGAGCTGTACTGCGTAAAAGCATCGGTATTGATCTCTATGCCACTGCGTTGTCTAAGATCAAGGCGGACATACTACATTATCCATTTACGGTAATGGCCCCTTTGGTTACTAACAAACCGACAGTACTGACATTCTGGGACATGCAGCATGAGTTTTATCCGGAATTCTTTTCCAAAAAAGAAATTGGATACAGGGCTGCAGTTTATAGAAAGTCCGTACAGAAGGCCACGCGCATTATTGTCAGCTCCGCATTCACCAAGCGCTGTCTGACGGAACGTTACGGGGTCGACGCTGCCAAGATCGATGTGGTGTACACGGGGTATGCCCCGGATTTCCAGGTTATGGGAGATGCGGAAGATGTCATCAGGTGCCATGGAGTGGAGCGTCCCTTCATGTACTACCCCGCCGCCACATGGCCTCACAAAAACCACGCGCTATTGCTCGATGCCTTACGATTGCTCATTGACAGGTGGGGCTTCGACGGTATTCTCGTACTGTCAGGCATCAGCATGCAGCAGGACAGCGCGATACTAGAGAGAATCCGGACGCTTGCCCTGGAAAACTACGTGAAGATTCTTGGCTACCTGCCCTATTCAGAACTGCCCTATTTCTACAACGCCGCCCGCCTCATGGTTTTCCCCTCGCTCTTCGAAGGGTTTGGCATACCGCTCGTCGAGGCAATGGCATGTGGCTGTCCTGTGGTTGCCGCGGACTGCACCTCTATCCCCGAGGTAGTGGGCAGTGCCGGTAGGCTTTTCGATCCCGGCTCGGCAGAGGCACTTGCGGAAAACATCTGGAGCCTCTGGAATAATGACACTGAGTTGCAGGCCATGAGTGAAAAAGGTTTACAGAGGGCCGCATGCTTCACGTGGCGGGAAACCGCGCTCGCGACCTTACAGGCCTATCGGAAGTTACTATAGCGAAGCGACTGGAAGCCAGCAGTCCAGGCTCCCTTGTAACTCTGCAGTAAAATTTCGAAGGTGCACGTGCACGAAAGGTGCGCAGCCGATGCTGGAACATATCGCGGGATTATCGTTCATCAGCTATCTAGCGGTTCTGATGTCGCTCATTGCGGTGCAGATGCTTGTTCTCAGGGATAAGATCTGGAACATGTTCGATCCCCTGCTGCTGATCGTACTGAATATATCTCTCAACGCCTCCATTGTTGTTTTTCTCTATCTGAACGGCCAGGCTCAACTTTCATATGCATTATATGTCCTTGCCGGAACGATCCTCTTCTGTCTGGGGGTGAAGACTAAAAGGCTGTCTTTGGGAAAGCGGCCGATTCATGATCCGAAGGCTTCCGGCCTGTCACGTAAGTTCACGATAATACTGCTCTCCATCTCACTGTTCTACCTGGCAATTTCTTCACTCTATATGTTGAGCCAGATAGGGCTTGGTATCCTGACGGGGGATGCCAATCCCGATCTGGTCAAGGTAACACTCACCCAAGATGGTTTGGGCGCTTTCAAGCATATCGGCGCTGCAGGTGACTTACTGTTTTTGCCCTTGGTTGCCTATGCCTTTTTTTCTCTGAGAATACGAAGGTTTTCATTGTTCTGCCTGTTCTGCTACGCGGTTCGGATGATTCTTTTTCCCCTCAGCAAGTCGGGTCTTGTATTTGCCATCTTTGACCTGGGCATCATCATGCATTTTTATAAATACCACTTCAGCAGCACCATCATCTCCGTCAAAAAGGTGCTCCTTATCGGGCTGGCCGGAATCATCCCGGCAGCGATCGTGCTGTTTAACGTGACGTCGAAATATGAGTCTACCATCCTGTCTCTGGTGATCGAGAGACTCATAGTGACCGGCTTCGGCACCTATCAGTATTTCATCAGCGGTGGGAAGGAATTTCTCGACAGCATGGTCTTCGGAGAAAGATTGCTGCACTATTTCGATACCCTGCTGTCCTCTCTGAGGATCAAGCCGTGGGAGGAGATGAGCCACGTTGCCAAGATGACGTATCACATTACCGGCAACTATCTGCCAGGCTTCGGGGCCAATCCGTATATCTTTATGGATGGCCATTTTCTCTTCGGCTGGGGAGGGGGGCTGTACTGTTATCTCATTGGGGTCGCCATCGCCTGGTCCCGGCGGCAGCAGACAAACTTTCTGATCTTTTACCTGGCGGTCAAGTTGAGCGCATACCTGGTGGCGGACCCCGCCATACTGCAGGCACAACTCATTGCGCTCCTACTGTATGTGCCTCCTGTATTGCTGCTCTATGCAGGGGCGAAATGTACAAACCGCAGCACCCACCTCAATCTTCGCAGGGTCCATTGTGCCCCCGGTCACGTATATGAAAAGGCTTAGGCTCACCTTCGCACAATGCGACAGGACGAGTAAAACACCATGGAGTCATTTGTAATGGCTCGCGTAAAGCAAAGAGCAAAGAGCCCATTATGCGGCAGGTATTTAATACACAACATATTTCTAATTACATTGATACGGTCTATTGACTTTGTCTTGAATATTTTTTGTTACAAAAAAAAATCATCAGACTTTAATACTCCTAAGTCTATTTTATTTTCAAACATTGCCCACATGGGCGACGTATTAATAGCAACATCTGTATTACCAGTTATAAAAAAAGCATTTCCTGATATAAAAATTGGTTTTTTGGCTGGCTCATGGTCAGCACAAATAGTTAATAAACATCCGATGGTGGATAAAGTACATATAGTGGATCATTGGAGACTCAATAGATCGAATAAAAATATTATAACCAAGCTACGTCATTATCTCAGGACACGAAGTAATGCATTAAATGAAATCAAGCAAGAGCGTTATGATATAAGCATTGATCTCTATTATTTTTTTCCAAATACCATACTAATGTTATATCTAAGTGGTATTCCTGTGCGCATTGGATATACCAGTGCAGGATTTGGTGCACTACTCACACATGCAAACGAGTGGTATGAAAATAAGAGTCATGTCTTGGAATATCATAGAGACTTATTGAAACAGCTAAAACTTGATAATGATACTCTTATGGTTATGCAACCTTCAGTATCTCGACAACCGGATATTCAAATACCATTCGCTGATACTTGCTTACAAAATAAAAATTATATCATCATACATATTGGTGCTGGAGCAGCATTCAAAGAGTGGCCGGATAAGTATTGGATAACACTATTAACCTTACTTGAAAGAGACGGTGTACAGCTATGCTTTACCGGTACGGGCTTATCTGAATTCAATAAGATAGAAACAATTATTTCCGGTATCAATGGCTGCGTCAATCTCTGTGATAAGCTGAGTTGGGATGCCTTTGTAGAAGTAGTTGCCGGTGCAA belongs to Geobacter sp. SVR and includes:
- a CDS encoding DUF268 domain-containing protein, producing the protein MKLLRKMNFLLFLAGLNLQGLASFLWLMPKYARDFLYFKKQSDWKIAAYPCLYDTKTQSATLGEYFWQDMYVAGKIINSAQGGRHIDIGSRVDGFISIVASVRPIEVFDIRPLKVKIPNVEFHQWDMTVPSCGQVEADSVSCLHTIEHVGLGRYGDRIDPDGWKCALINVLSLLKENGVLWLSVPIGIERVEFNAHRIFNPHTIDTLLCGSGMELLEFSYVDGTGLYKTENTVSEMMRLAHLKYSLGIFCYRKIGKISDFDDESCIGAC
- a CDS encoding alpha-1,2-fucosyltransferase, which produces MLIVFEWGRLGNQLFQYAAMRVADPQGAIWAVGMPDIRQLFLCHRFYEWGDIRSTKRLVRFCIRRLIELVRCGLALLASTRIIGLIAENTGADNGGIAVRRGFLKQVYYVQLGFWQNQAVVDMASDVIPPMNPEFETKAANIVEEIGVSKRDLYFVHIRRGDYNAWPSKEHPAIVPLRWYEQQISRIRELNPDAFFLVFSDDFWYVHDFFSGKDWARVCGEGHYIDFMLMAQCHGGGVLSASSYAWWAAYYARRENSEAYFVAPLYWAGHRLGKWYPECIETEWINYQPVS
- a CDS encoding glycosyltransferase family 2 protein: MSGFKLKTPVAFLIFNRPDVTQKVFEEIRRARPPKLLVVADGPRVNRPGEAEKCQSVRAIIDTVDWPCEVLKNYSDVNLGCKRRVSSGLDWVFEQAEEAIILEDDCLPHPSFFGFCEELLEKYRDDERIGIISGDNFLFGRRRTDNSYYFSRYTHIWGWASWRRTWQTYDVEMKSWPLVKNGMWLTDILHDKKQVKYWSDIFESVFNGQIDTWDYQINFNNFVHSRLNIMPNQNLISNIGFGVEATRTIQKCKCAEMPIFEMKFPLIHPQMIIRDAQADSITEEDQFRSPTVATRIINKIRRIIA
- a CDS encoding glycosyltransferase family 1 protein, which codes for MRVCLNALHFVPGKMGGVETYLRELIRTMPLVGGAEDSIVIYTNSKYLEAFSTNTIIPIEHAKIYERPDPRWLVRAVLRKSIGIDLYATALSKIKADILHYPFTVMAPLVTNKPTVLTFWDMQHEFYPEFFSKKEIGYRAAVYRKSVQKATRIIVSSAFTKRCLTERYGVDAAKIDVVYTGYAPDFQVMGDAEDVIRCHGVERPFMYYPAATWPHKNHALLLDALRLLIDRWGFDGILVLSGISMQQDSAILERIRTLALENYVKILGYLPYSELPYFYNAARLMVFPSLFEGFGIPLVEAMACGCPVVAADCTSIPEVVGSAGRLFDPGSAEALAENIWSLWNNDTELQAMSEKGLQRAACFTWRETALATLQAYRKLL
- a CDS encoding oligosaccharide repeat unit polymerase; translated protein: MKKVYRGPHASRGGKPRSRPYRPIGSYYSEATGSQQSRLPCNSAVKFRRCTCTKGAQPMLEHIAGLSFISYLAVLMSLIAVQMLVLRDKIWNMFDPLLLIVLNISLNASIVVFLYLNGQAQLSYALYVLAGTILFCLGVKTKRLSLGKRPIHDPKASGLSRKFTIILLSISLFYLAISSLYMLSQIGLGILTGDANPDLVKVTLTQDGLGAFKHIGAAGDLLFLPLVAYAFFSLRIRRFSLFCLFCYAVRMILFPLSKSGLVFAIFDLGIIMHFYKYHFSSTIISVKKVLLIGLAGIIPAAIVLFNVTSKYESTILSLVIERLIVTGFGTYQYFISGGKEFLDSMVFGERLLHYFDTLLSSLRIKPWEEMSHVAKMTYHITGNYLPGFGANPYIFMDGHFLFGWGGGLYCYLIGVAIAWSRRQQTNFLIFYLAVKLSAYLVADPAILQAQLIALLLYVPPVLLLYAGAKCTNRSTHLNLRRVHCAPGHVYEKA
- a CDS encoding glycosyltransferase family 9 protein, whose protein sequence is MARVKQRAKSPLCGRYLIHNIFLITLIRSIDFVLNIFCYKKKSSDFNTPKSILFSNIAHMGDVLIATSVLPVIKKAFPDIKIGFLAGSWSAQIVNKHPMVDKVHIVDHWRLNRSNKNIITKLRHYLRTRSNALNEIKQERYDISIDLYYFFPNTILMLYLSGIPVRIGYTSAGFGALLTHANEWYENKSHVLEYHRDLLKQLKLDNDTLMVMQPSVSRQPDIQIPFADTCLQNKNYIIIHIGAGAAFKEWPDKYWITLLTLLERDGVQLCFTGTGLSEFNKIETIISGINGCVNLCDKLSWDAFVEVVAGAKLLIGVDSLAGHLAAAVHVPFIVIKTGITSNQWRPFGDGAVLTYPVSCAPCYLKNGCESMGCVRLVKPEDVYSEIETFLNFSG